DNA sequence from the Nicotiana tomentosiformis chromosome 3, ASM39032v3, whole genome shotgun sequence genome:
ACAACTCGTTACCTCATTAGTGCCATCAGAAACATTATTCAACGTCCTGATTGTGGAAGTTTCAGCTGAACTGTTAACATGCTTCAGCTTCTTGATGGCACAGAGAACATAATCTCTACGGTCTTAGTCGAACTTGTGAAGAATAACCTTAGAAAGCTCGTACTCCTTCATGAGCCAGCGTCCATCTTTCTGATCTTCAGGGTAAAACTTTTTATTCACGTAAGGCAAACATGTCTTGGATCCAATATTAACCACTGAAGatgcgtttcccatatttttgtagtGAACTGGTTTACCCTTTGCGTCCTGTTTCCAACTTCCCTTGTTTCCAACAACACAATGATACCTCGCCTTGCTTTTCTTCTTCAGCTCTGTGATGAAATAGTGATAACTAGTGTTGTCCTCATCATCACCACAGGGTACTCTGTTGTCGTAAATCTCCCAAGGTTCTTGTTTGCCATAGACATCAACGTTTGTGGTAATAAATCCAGAATCATGTATCTCTTGTCTAGAGACGAATGTCAACAAGAACGTAAGTCCTTCTGAATCTGTAGGACGGAAATGGAAACCCTCTTGACCAAGCTGTTGTAACTGCTCCATAAGAACGCAACTTTCTTCTGAAGAAGTTGAATACCTTGCAACCTTTATATGAAAAGAACGTAATGTAATAAGTTGAAGAGAGCGAATGAGGTTTGAGAGTATTTATAGATATCAGTGTGAAGTGCCTCCGTTTAGGAAATTATTACTTAGGCAACTATTAAGTAGGGTTTATGTTGGTTAATTATTTCTTCCAACCAATGAGAATGTAGTGTCCTGGAATTATGTGATTTCTGAGTATCTAAAGATAGTGATCTAAATTTGCAGCATTTTTTAAATTAGCAACTAAGAAATGAGAACATTGTTTCTTATTCTCCCTTAACAGTTGTCAGTGTCGTCGATGAAACACTTAAAAGCAGAACAAGCCAAAAGAAAGCTAAGTAGCAGTTGGCCTTTCATTAAAAACTAAAATGAatgtagttgtcacgacccaaaatcttactTGTTGTGATGACGCTTATATCAAtaataggcaagccgacaatctcaataaactaccatatcttttaagtttgaaaacataatatttaaattcagctgAAAAAAAGTCtcataaatacatatataaacacacCCAAAACTCGGTGTTATGACTGAACAAGAAAAATAAGGACAAAAAGAAACGCTTCACTTTCATTTCATAGAGATTGATCACTGGAATGGCAAACAATTGGGAGCGTACTAAGAAAATTGTCATTCCACTAGTGCGAATAAGCTAATATACCAGTATATTAATAAATGCTCAATCATCTATTACAAAAGATTTATACAGCTTGTTgaaaaatatcaatgtatataggTTGCATTAATAAAGCTTAAATGCTTAGTTTGGTTACAACATCTGTCCTTATCTTCCAATTCCATCGTAGACAACCAGAAGTTGCTGGTCAGCCTTTGCAGCACAACATTGTCGTCGTGTGTTGTTGATCTTCTTCAGCATCCATTTGAACAACACTCAGAGTATGAGTCATGTGATCAGCCACTTTAGAGTATACCACATGCGCTGAATTGCTGCGCATATCAGGCAGCACCGACAGATCAAAATTGAGCATGGTCGTGGCTTCAACAAAATGTTGCCCACAAGTATAAGCAGCCTCTGTAGGTTCCGCTGCTGCTGCTAATGGCTCAACAATATCGATTGCTACATCAACCTCGGGTACACCATCCAATATCTGATTTAATTCGTCTAATTCCTTTCCACCCCATTGATACAAGTCATCAGGCGCATATAATTCGAGCACCCCAAAAGTAGTCCCTCCAGCTGGTTCGGCCACTACTTGTAATGGTTTAATAACACTATTATTCATCACCATTGATTCTTGAAAAGCCATCGTTTCAAAGTGTTCCAAATTCTTGCACATATTATAATAATTCTTGCAATTGTTAGTAGCCAACAAGCCATCAACAGAACTCGTTACCTCATCAGTTCCATCGGAAACATTATTCAACGTCGTGATTGTGGAAGTTTTGGATGAACTGTTAACGTGCTTCAGCTTCTTGATGGCACAGAGAACATAATCTATGCAGTCTTGGTCGAACTTGTGAAGAATAACCTTAGAAAGCTCGTACTTCTTAATGAGCCAATGTCCATCTTTCTGATCTTCAGGGTAAAACACTTTATTCTTGTATGACAAATTTGTCTTGGATCCAATATTAACCACTGAAGatgcgtttcccatatttttgtagtGAACTGGTTTGCCCTTGTTGTCCTGTTTCCAAGTGCTCTTGTTTCCGACAGAACGATGATACCTCGTGTTGCTTTTCTTCTTCATCTTTGTGATGAAATAGCGATAACTGGTGTTGTCCTCATCACCACCATAGGGTACTCCGCTGTCGTAAATCTCCCAAGGTTCTTGTTTGCCATAGACATCAACGTTTGTGGTAATAAATCCAGAATCATGCATCTCTTGTCCAGCGACGAATCTCAACAGGAACATAAGTCCTTCTGAATCGGTGGGACGGAAACGGAAACCCTCTTGACCAAGTTGTTGTAACTGCTCCATGAATATCAACAAGAAAGCAACTTTCTTCTGAATATTTTACCTTACAACCTTTATATGAAAGAACGTAATGTAATAAGTTGAAGAGAGCGAATGAGGTTTGAGAGTATTTATAATATCAGTATGAAGTGCTTCCGTTTAGGAAATTATTACTTAGGCAACAATTAAGTAGGGCTTACGTTGGTTAATTATTTCTTCCACCCAAAGTAACAACTTATGGAATTCCCAGTCATATATGGAAAACTTCTGTTTTTTCATATTCATGTTCGTATCTCCTATTTGGCCATagttccatatatatatatatatatataaagacaaTGCCAAATCGTCATGCCCTAATTAGATTCCAATCTATTTTTCTTTATACTATAAGCTAATTTAACGTATTTGGTGTTTGAGACTTTTTTCCCACCCAAATAAGCTAtccatgtaatgacccgacttgtcgttttaagaatttacattccgttcggtggcttaaggtcttaAGCAGCTttgaaatatgtattatgacttgcgagggtggtcaagtttggttttcgggtgattcatgatttaattgaaagaacaattcttgttttggaagcttaagttgaaataattgaccggatggtgaattatgtgtaaaagAAGCTGAATTAcatttttgatgattccaatagctttgtatggtgactttggatttaggagcgtgtccgaaaaatttttggaagtccgtagtgaaattttgcttgaaatggcgaaagttgaattttttgggaagtttgaccggggagttgactttttgatatcggagtcagaatctagTGCTGAAATTTTTCaaagatccgttatgtcatttatgacttgtgtgcaaattttgaggtcaatcggaattgatttgacaggtttcggcatcgaaggtagaagttggaaattcttaagttccttaagctttaattggggtatgatttgtggttttaacgttattttatgtgatttgaggtttcaactaagttcgtatgatattttaggacttgtttgtgtattgggttgaggtcccgaaggcctcgggtgagtttcggagtggtttcagatcatttttaacTGCTAATTATTTTTTACAGcaatgtgcgaaatttctgatgcgcagagctgactttggaagcttatatctcaaaatctataaggaatctagaAATTctcaaaatataaaagttgtaactctttgattctagtttcaataatgataaaccatttatcatttggatatttttacaaaaagttatgatcgattgactgaagctggtaaTGCAAattttggctacaacagtgtgcatcgccagaaatttctactgcacagggctgactttgagagcttatatctcgcaatctataaggagttgggcaatGAGAAAacataaaagttatagccctttatATCTAATTTGCACAAATTTAAACCGTTTGGAAGTTGGAGTTGAATATAGGAAGTTATGGTTAATATACTAGAGGCTatcggggaagagttttggaagagtttgatgttttcagcataagcatgtaatgatccaaaggtccatttttagttctagagatcgaaattcgatttcaagACTTCTGGGATTTTgctaatgaattataggagtgatctaaaaagtttggtctaatttcatcaagtcgcgattgggtttttagcgcgaaacatgagttaattgtttaacgagcaaaattggtatcacattgagcaaatgagctccgaattgagtttcgatttaacgactaggtttgtattattatttgtgactcataggaacaagaattgccgaatttcgagtttgtatgatggagttagagacTTTTTAGTGTAAAATATAATTGCTGGTGTAcgcaagttctggtgtggacttttatgagctccgaattgagtttcgatttaacgactaggtttgtattattatttgtgactcataggaacaagaattgccgaattttgagtttgtatgatggagttagagacTTTTTAGTGTAAAATATAATTGCTGGTgtaagcaagttctggtgtggacttttagtaacgaataatggacttttagtgacggaaaatagacttttagtgacggatgggcagaaacttaaggaccaaaaatgatcatttctgAAATGACACGgctgatcgttttgagtattacaaccccgcttccccatttactgctcaaatttactttacagttgttgtgtgacttgccggagtaattggttcgggtccggtgaggttttggaatgaattggaacatatagttccaaggtttaaagcttaagttaaaatagtgaccggatatcgacttatgtgtaaacgaccccggaatggagttttgatgattccaatagctccgtatggtgattttggacttaggagcatgcccgaaaaattatttggaagtacgtagtgaaatttgacttgaaatgccgaaagttaaatttttggaaagtttgatcgggaggttgactttttgatatcggggtcggaaatcgattatggaaatttgaataggtccgtaatgtgaaatgtgacttgtgtgcaaaatttgaggtcaatcagacgtgatttgataggtttcgacgtcgttgtagaatttgaaaatttcaaaatttattaggcttgaatccgtgtgtagttcatatctttgaggttgtttgatgttatttgaggcctcgagtaggtccgtggtgtgctttaggacttgttggtgtatttggacggggtcccgagtcgctcgggtgagtttcggatagttaacggatcaaattcaacttgaaacgtttctggaactgctgcctactggtgtgatcgcacctgcgaagcttttgatcgcaggtgtgaagccgcatgtgcgcaaaatcagtcgcagaagcgaccaagtgtggaactgggcagtgctcacaggtgcgaagaatttgccCGCATCTGCGGGCTGCATCTGGGAAGGGTTGGCGCAGAATCGGAAAAGGGTGAGGAAGTCGGGCAGCGCAGGTGCAGAAttttatccgcaggtgcggagtcgcatCCGCGCTTGgctctccgcagaagcggcctggctTGCAAATGCGTccatttgtccgcagaagcgagggtcgcaggtgcggccccttcTCCGCAGATGCGTAAATcgactgggcagaaccttaaaattcgagggttcattattttcacccatttttagattttggagctcgggttgggcgattttggagaggaaattttccacacaacttggggtaagtgttcttaactcccttgtgattatattccatgaattaatcttcatttttggtgtaagattattgaatcttcaagagaaataaaaggaaatttctataatgtcacaaaacgaagttttcaagtttgaataccgatttggagtcggatttgagtgaaattagtatggttgaacttgtaatttgatgggttatcgtattttgtgagtttcatcggatttcgagacatggtccccacaggtgatttttggggtataatttcggattttatggaattaattcttataaattgtgtggactgagtcaaattattgtgactagattcaagccgtttggaagttatacgcgcagaatgaaatttatggagcattgcttagcttgctcgacattggatttggcttgttcgaggtaagtaactcttctaatcttggagttgagggtatgaaccctgaatatatgtatttcgtgaattgttgggaggtgacgcacatgctaggtgacgggcgtgtgggcgtgcactatagaaattatgacataattgtttctgtggaatttagtagttaaatgatcttggcatttttcatgcattttatgagttaaagaaattgagctgaaaagcatattaaaaatcatgttgaggctatgtgccagtattattgggacccacagaggtcatattgctgtgaactatttgtttaaattgaaaattcatactcagtcatattcattttattgcataGCATATATCAgtctttgttattatttatttatgtatttacaaagtattctaagagttgctttctatgaattatgtatgatttgtacatttgatgttaagagtgttccgttctggtaatataattgcttgtgaggccacagttggtgttgttttgtattatgttacgtcgttagcttatgtatatgttgttagaatatatttctggggctctctgacaagtggataggcctagttacaagggaaactctggcgaaattttgaaaattttgcgagttagtcaaatttggggttgctcgaatgtggtatgaaacaaactgagttgcataagatgttaataacaggtttgaccctcattcgaggacgaataatcctaaacgggggagaatgtaacacccccgaaaaatttggaagaacataagtgtaaagcccgataaaatttgcaaagaaaataatgtttcatggtgccggactaggattacgtgtttgaggattgtagaaattcgcggctcggaccttttgggttgaacaatgcacgggaaagtatcttcaacctgttggtttcgccatagcacttgacagaggcaatcttaacttccggacttatctaacaaggatagcaaatagtcgctcctcataatccaattatccattaactccaCCTTCTtacacatagacacatgaaataccgggtaaACGGAggtcaataatagggaaacatcattctcatagtttggcctattttcttcaagacttcataaGGCCTAGTgggactacacatactttacctttattaacaattcacatagcatcctcatggaggacatattgagaataacccgttcactttcttcaaatctaaatttctatTCCAAACACCCAAagtaaacctttggcaacctccaacaattactttaagatgtgctagcttgaatattaccataaatcttcctatccaatatatttgatcacgagataatgcttcttctttgacatgtttgagccTTCAACCCCCCACTGGTTTCTATAAATATGAACAACAAGGTTCGATATTGGCTAAAATTATTCAAAAATCCATCAAGGTACTGAGCATGGTATTTcaagaggttatatcctaagagacatgaaggttactaccaatagtgctgacattgTTAATCATTGTgctgacatcattgattcgacacatgaggcatagagttgcctagtaggcattgataatgtagggaccatgttcatgattctgagatttaaataaatgagtcattttagacatgtggcATATGGGAGGTATAATCGGAAGGGTAAAGACATTAGCGTTAGTTATTCTTGAAAAGCTATGAGTTATGaagaggacaacaacaattgtttcattccatacgtgccttgtttggcaatagtaggcctcaaggAGAGATAACACTTATGTGATACCAGTCGTCTCTTGGAGTGTAgggaaaaatcagtttaactcgaaatgagaatattctaacaccctgaatgtgatatgggtttcaaaatacatgaagttgcattatgctcttaatAGTAACTAGCAAAAAGGAATCTCTGCCATAAGCCtacgaggatgaaaaagaagttgagcacttgtgatattattatcattctgacagcttaacccttcaaaatagttgatcctatatgagaggactagagatacgacaaatttgtctttcaattcaaCATGCTCATGATATGTGTTAGAATCTGAAACATTCACAagtgaaaccacatagctaggatgtaacaccccggaaaagtttgaagaacttaagtgtaaagcccggtaaaatttgcaaagaaaataatatttcatggtgccggactaggattacgtgtttagctattttccaggctgagttagccttgatattgttagacagattatagtagatgctcatgactagtgacaccccgatgtcgggcttttcttttccgcacttctatttttctttgatttgaactctttaaatggaggtttttatattaaataaccttgaaattatctttgaaataaaaatatcattttgttttgaaaatgagtcggcttgcctagttccacgataggcgccatcacgacagggggttagttttgggtcgtgacacttatactcttaatcttgatataattattattaattgtgtatattattattgttttgatttattaaaaggtgagattctttcgtgggtcaatatgcctggtaaattggataataataatgtacattggcgaagtaacaattagttgatggaatccatgtctcggtttagagattgatgatatacctttatgaaagcttataagttttcatgtgtaaacccggcTGGTAgattttgtatccgacacataaaataagttaagtgaaaatctaaagaaaataatcaataaattcaatcgtcagtaatttaatttaattgattagtatctgaatcttaacatggggagttaaataagatttaatggatggatttcgaaattgaataaggagtgcaattacgaatttttatggaataattcgtaattaattatggtggatattaatttcaaaaattagaaattaatccataattggaagccttgttaattaaattctgTGGTCCCTGCTGTgcctaaataataggaaataaagaaTTTATTTTTCGGGTGGAAAAGAAAACCCAACAGGTTTTGGAAAAGGGTTTTAACCCTTAAAACTTATGCTATAAATACATAAGGTTTTTCACCTAGAGGAGGTAGAACAAGGTGGCCGAAATTGTTTAGTCTTTTTCCTAGAAAATTTTGCCCACGCGAAATTACTATTAccggatattatttgggtaacacagtAGAAGACCGTGGAACGTTCGCGAATATTTATCATGCCGATGATGGAGAATTCATTGAGTTGTTGTGGAATTGGAGGCTCACGTAATAGAGGAGctttgttcacgcttcaagaggtaaccCGTGAAATTCCGTTTATGCTAGTTGTCTAgattacatgtgattttgatacTGGGATTACTTCCGCTGCTTATTATAATCCTTCACCAATTAATATCGATTTTACGTTTGATTAAATCTATGATTGTGTGTTGTCTATATTAAATGCAAGTAATCCTGGCTATTTGTTTCCGTTGTTCATAGCTGTTTTTCCATCAAATATAACATGTTTCAACTTTTAAGATTCCTTCAAAACACTAAcacaattctatttataattttatttcgTGCATTCGCAAACTTTAACCTTTTACATTCATTTAACTATACAAAGAGTTTTGAGACATATATTAATAGCTAGCTTAGTCTCTGATTACGTGCGTTGCACATGTGTCCCATGTTAAGTAGTACAAACAGTATAAATTATATGAAAACAATAATGTAAGGAGTAAAAGTAAATTTGAAGGAAAAAGTACAAGCTGAAATCAATGTTTTAAAAGGTATGGGTATAAGGCGAGGCATTTTACACATGCCCccgcgaggcgtaagccccgaggcacggggcgtaattcccataatatttaataaaataatataaattacattaaatatttataaataagtaaattcatataaaaattaaagaaaactatatatatgtgaaatctatctatctatctatctatatatatatatatatatatatatatatatatatatatatatattatacgctacttacaagcacaaatAACTTGAGTCGAAAGAATAAtgttttctacatggaggaactaaaaggatgactaacctgcaatttgaactttgatcttgctgctatgaaggagaatggagttttctttgtatttgtaaaaaaaattgaatatttattgcttttgggagatattagcatactagcggacaagataaagaattagaAAAGACCATAAAtattagggcttcaatcaataaaaaaggtcttgacttttaaatttaatacatttcagttcctttttaaattttttgagtaattacaagctgacttttgagaatttgggtattatatgaatgacttattcaacaaattttgttttaatttaaaacattctctagggcttacgcctcactataAAAATGTGCCTCAAACGCCCGGACGtatgcctcttgagactttcgcctcaCACTATCGCCTCGGGgcatttttggtgcgcctcgccccgaaaaccttttaaaacactggctGAAATTGATGAACGGTTGGCCTATTCGAGTGGTTTGATTGTCAAATGACATATGATTAGATAGCATAGCATGTGAACCTGCAATTGAACTAATAATTTTAGTTAGGTAGGTAAAATTTATAATGAGTTAAAGTTTGATGTTCTCAGGTGTAAATCTGTGATATATTAATATCTTACCTATAGTTTGTTTTAGACGGTGTTATTGGTATATGTTCCGGTCGTTGTGGTTACTCTCCCATAACTCTTGGTGGAGACATTGAAATCCTTTATAAAAGTGCAGCGCAAAATTGACATCAAGAAGTATATGTGATTATTTGCCTCACCGAGTCATAGAAAGAGCCAGAGCTTTCTCCATATGCGAAAATACCCAGATAGAACGCAAGAAAAGAAAGCAGGTGCTTAGCTTAACTCTTTTTTCTCCTGTAACcaattattaaaaattaaatagggTCGGATAGGGCCATGGATAGTTTATTTGGGTTAAAAAGAGTCATAAACACCAATTACTTAAAATTAACTTATTAGGGGTTGTTTGGTACGGGGATAATGTGTGAGATTAAATTTATACTGTATTTGGTTGACGGTATAATTTATCCTGGGATAAATTTATACTGTCAACCAAATATAGTATAGATTTAATCCTTAATATTCCACCTTAACCCATCAAACTTGGGAAAGATAGAGTCGGAATTAAGTGGAATGATGAGTTTTTAAAAGGTTGTTTGGttccttatatatataatatatttttgaaaaattaaaaactCGTCCATTAGAGTTACAGtaacttgaatttgaatttattaatatgatttgaattgtgtattttttttaatatgatCTTCTACATTGATTCATTTGTTCACTTCTTTAAATATCGACACCGTTTGCATAAAAATCTTGCATACGCGCCGGGGGCTAGGGATAGCTTATTTGGGTGGGAAAAAAGTCACAAACACCAAATACTTAAAGTTAGCTTAtagtataaaaaaaataaaattggaaTTAAGTGGAATTTTCTTTTCCACTATTTCCTTATTAAAGCTTTAAATTTCTCAACATTCAAAAAATTAATCCAATTAGCGCATGATCGATGATTTAGCATTGTCTCTTTATATTACAAAAGTAAGTACATTTAAATGTTGAAAATTATAGTAATAACTTCCTTAAATCATAGAAAAGAACTATGGCCAAATAGGGGATACGAATATGAATATGAAAAACAAAAGTTGTCCATATATGATTGGGAAAAGAAAAGTTTCCTTAAGTTCTTACTTTGGGTAGAAGAAATAATTAACCAACTTAAGCCCTACTTAATTATTGCCTAAGTAATAATTTCCTAAACGGAGGTAGATATCTATAAATTCACTGGACTACTCTCAACCCTCCTTCGCTCTCTGCTTCTTTCATAGTACTATTCTTGTTCTTTCTAGTTCTGTTTCATTGTCATTCAAAGGTTGCTTCTTGTTGAGATATTCATTGTTATTCATGGGGCACTTAGAGCTAGAAGAGGGTTTCCGTTTCCGCCCAAAAGATTCAGAAGGACTTACGTTCTTGTTGAGATTCGTTGTTGGACAAGAGATGTATGATGCTGGATTTATTACCACTAACGTTGATGTCTATGGCAAACAAGAACCCTGGGAAATATATGAACATGGAGTACCCTGTGGTGATGATGAGGACAGCAGTAGTTATCCCCACTTTATCACAAAGCTGAAGAAGAAAAGCAACGCGAGGTATCATCGTGCTGTAGGAAACAAGGGAAGTTGGAAACAGGACGCCAAGGGCAAACCAATGGTTAATATTGGATCCAAGACAAATTTGTCTTACAAGAATAAAGAGTTTTACCCTGAAGATCAGAAAGATGGACATTGGCTCATGAAGGAGTACGAGCTTTCTAAGGTTATTCTTCACAAGTTCGACCAAGACTGTAGAGATTATGTTCTCTGTGCCATCAAGAAGCTGAAGCACGTTAACAGTTCATCCGAAACTTCCACAATCACGACGTTGAATAATGTTTCCGATGGAACTGATGAGGTAACGAGTTCTGTTGATGGCTTGTTGGCTACTAA
Encoded proteins:
- the LOC138907320 gene encoding NAC domain containing protein 52-like, with protein sequence MGHLELEEGFRFRPKDSEGLTFLLRFVVGQEMYDAGFITTNVDVYGKQEPWEIYEHGVPCGDDEDSSSYPHFITKLKKKSNARYHRAVGNKGSWKQDAKGKPMVNIGSKTNLSYKNKEFYPEDQKDGHWLMKEYELSKVILHKFDQDCRDYVLCAIKKLKHVNSSSETSTITTLNNVSDGTDEVTSSVDGLLATNNCKNYYNMCKNLEHSEMMAFQESMVMNNSVVEPLQVVVVGPSEGLF
- the LOC138907319 gene encoding uncharacterized protein, with translation MTIFLVRSQLFAIPVINLYEMKVKRFFLSLFFLFSHNTEFWVARYSTSSEESCVLMEQLQQLGQEGFHFRPTDSEGLTFLLTFVSRQEIHDSGFITTNVDVYGKQEPWEIYDNRVPCGDDEDNTSYHYFITELKKKSKARYHCVVGNKGSWKQDAKGKPVHYKNMGNASSVVNIGSKTCLPYVNKKFYPEDQKDGRWLMKEYELSKVILHKFD